From a single Mycolicibacterium moriokaense genomic region:
- a CDS encoding acetyl/propionyl/methylcrotonyl-CoA carboxylase subunit alpha: protein MTVFDTVLIANRGEIAVRVIRTLRAMGIRSVAVFSDADAGARHVAEADVAVNIGPAAARESYLNIDAVIAAAQRTGAQAVHPGYGFLSENAQFAAALNAAGIVFIGPPATAIETMGDKIAAKAAVSAFGVPVVPGVSRPGLTDADLIAGAEEVGYPVLVKPSAGGGGKGMRVVHEPSELASALASARREAGAAFGDDTLFLERFVLNPRHIEVQVLADTYGNVVHLGERECSLQRRHQKVIEEAPSPLLDAATRERIGAAACNTARSVDYTGAGTVEFIVSADRPDEFFFMEMNTRLQVEHPVTEMVTGIDLVEQQVLIAAGHKLPIAQHDVALTGHAIEARVYAEDPGRGFLPTGGTVLGLVEPAGRGVRVDSGLARGTVVGSDYDPMLSKVIAHADDRAAAIRALDAALAQTAVLGVGTNIEFLRFLLADADVVAGDLDTGLLDRRMPDFTPAEPGDRELIAAAAYKWLRKWAVPVGDLWAVPSGWRMGQPAPATFRLHSGDRTDHVYLTGTPSAATAAVEHGETHTLSATLDGELLALTLDGLRTEFVVAATDGQIWLSGAGLTIVIEEVREAPVRPDDELSGDAELTSPMPGSVVAVGVSDGQQVDAGTVVVTVEAMKMEHALTAPVDGVVELLVAVGDQVKVGQPLAKVIVAATATQEEQS from the coding sequence GTGACCGTATTCGACACTGTCCTCATTGCCAACCGCGGCGAGATCGCGGTGCGCGTCATCCGCACGTTGCGTGCGATGGGCATCCGCTCGGTCGCGGTCTTCAGCGACGCTGACGCCGGCGCCAGGCACGTCGCCGAGGCCGATGTGGCCGTCAACATCGGGCCCGCCGCGGCGAGGGAGAGCTATCTCAACATCGACGCCGTCATCGCCGCGGCGCAACGCACTGGAGCTCAGGCGGTCCATCCGGGATACGGGTTCCTCTCGGAGAACGCGCAATTCGCGGCCGCGCTGAACGCGGCGGGCATCGTCTTCATCGGCCCGCCGGCCACGGCGATCGAGACCATGGGCGACAAGATCGCGGCGAAGGCCGCGGTGTCGGCCTTCGGCGTTCCGGTCGTCCCCGGTGTGTCCCGCCCCGGCCTGACCGACGCCGATCTGATCGCCGGCGCAGAGGAGGTCGGGTATCCGGTCCTCGTCAAACCGTCTGCCGGAGGTGGCGGCAAGGGCATGCGCGTCGTACATGAGCCATCGGAGTTGGCGTCCGCGCTCGCCAGCGCGCGCCGCGAGGCCGGTGCCGCGTTCGGCGACGACACGTTGTTCCTCGAGCGCTTCGTGCTGAACCCGCGCCACATCGAGGTGCAGGTGCTGGCTGACACCTACGGCAATGTGGTGCACCTCGGCGAGCGCGAGTGCAGCCTGCAGCGCAGGCACCAGAAGGTGATCGAAGAGGCGCCCTCGCCGCTGCTGGATGCGGCGACGCGGGAGCGGATCGGCGCCGCGGCCTGCAATACGGCCCGTAGCGTGGACTACACCGGCGCAGGCACGGTCGAGTTCATCGTGTCGGCGGACCGGCCCGACGAATTCTTCTTCATGGAGATGAACACCCGGCTGCAGGTGGAGCATCCGGTGACCGAGATGGTCACCGGCATCGACCTTGTCGAGCAGCAGGTGCTCATCGCAGCCGGTCACAAGCTGCCCATCGCGCAACACGACGTCGCCCTGACCGGGCACGCGATCGAGGCGCGCGTGTATGCCGAGGATCCGGGCCGCGGCTTCCTGCCGACCGGCGGCACCGTGCTCGGCCTGGTCGAACCCGCCGGACGAGGGGTCCGTGTGGACTCCGGGCTGGCCCGCGGCACTGTGGTCGGCAGCGACTACGACCCGATGCTGTCGAAGGTCATCGCGCACGCCGACGACCGGGCCGCCGCCATCCGCGCACTCGATGCGGCGCTGGCGCAGACCGCTGTGCTTGGGGTCGGCACGAACATCGAGTTCCTCCGGTTCCTGTTGGCCGACGCCGATGTCGTCGCGGGCGACCTCGATACCGGACTGCTCGATCGCCGGATGCCCGACTTCACGCCCGCCGAGCCCGGGGACCGTGAGCTGATCGCTGCGGCGGCGTACAAATGGCTGCGCAAATGGGCCGTCCCGGTCGGCGATCTGTGGGCCGTGCCGTCGGGCTGGCGGATGGGGCAGCCTGCGCCGGCCACGTTCCGGCTGCACTCCGGTGACCGCACCGACCACGTCTACCTCACCGGGACGCCGAGCGCCGCGACCGCCGCCGTCGAACACGGTGAAACCCATACGCTGTCAGCGACTCTGGACGGAGAGCTGCTCGCGCTGACGTTGGATGGCTTGCGGACCGAGTTCGTGGTCGCGGCTACCGACGGGCAGATCTGGTTGTCCGGTGCCGGACTCACCATCGTCATCGAAGAGGTTCGCGAGGCACCGGTACGGCCCGACGACGAACTGAGCGGCGATGCCGAGCTGACCAGCCCCATGCCGGGTTCGGTTGTCGCGGTGGGTGTTTCCGACGGGCAGCAGGTGGACGCGGGAACCGTCGTGGTGACCGTGGAGGCCATGAAGATGGAACACGCCCTCACCGCACCCGTCGACGGCGTGGTGGAACTACTCGTCGCCGTGGGCGACCAGGTCAAGGTGGGTCAGCCGTTGGCGAAGGTCATCGTGGCGGCCACCGCAACGCAGGAGGAACAGTCATGA
- a CDS encoding acyl-CoA dehydrogenase family protein, whose protein sequence is MTDFLATGLLPDHYEQLAKTVRDFAQSVVAPVAAKHDEEHSFPYEVVAGMADMGLFGLPFPEEYGGMGGDYFALCLALEELGKVDQSVAITLEAGVSLGAMPVYRFGNEQQKQEWLPLLASGKALGAFGLTEAGGGTDAGATKTTAKLDDGHWIINGSKQFITNSGTDITKLVTVTAVTGEVDGKKEISSILVPVPTPGFTAEPAYNKVGWNASDTHPLSFDDVRVPQENLLGERGRGYANFLRILDEGRIAIAALSVGAAQGCVDECVKYSKEREAFGQKIGAYQAVSFKIARMEARAHSARTAYYDAAALMLAGKPFKKAAAIAKLVASEAAMDNARDATQVFGGYGFMNEYSVARHYRDSKILEIGEGTTEVQLMLIAREAGL, encoded by the coding sequence ATGACCGATTTTCTCGCGACGGGCCTGTTGCCCGATCACTATGAGCAGCTCGCCAAGACGGTCCGCGACTTCGCGCAGAGCGTGGTCGCCCCGGTCGCCGCCAAGCACGACGAGGAGCACTCCTTCCCGTACGAGGTCGTCGCGGGCATGGCCGACATGGGGCTGTTCGGTCTGCCCTTCCCCGAGGAGTACGGCGGCATGGGCGGCGACTACTTCGCGCTGTGCCTGGCGTTGGAGGAACTCGGCAAGGTCGATCAGAGTGTGGCGATCACGCTGGAGGCCGGAGTTTCGCTGGGCGCCATGCCCGTTTACCGCTTCGGCAACGAGCAGCAGAAGCAGGAATGGCTGCCGCTGCTGGCGAGCGGCAAGGCGCTCGGCGCATTCGGTCTCACGGAGGCGGGTGGTGGCACCGACGCGGGCGCGACCAAGACGACGGCCAAGCTCGACGACGGGCACTGGATCATCAACGGCTCCAAGCAGTTCATCACCAACTCGGGCACCGACATCACCAAGCTGGTGACAGTCACCGCGGTGACGGGCGAAGTGGACGGCAAGAAAGAGATCTCGTCGATTCTGGTTCCCGTTCCCACACCGGGATTCACCGCCGAGCCCGCCTACAACAAGGTCGGCTGGAACGCGTCGGACACCCACCCGCTGAGCTTCGACGACGTGCGTGTGCCGCAGGAGAACCTGCTGGGTGAACGCGGACGCGGCTACGCCAACTTCCTGCGCATCCTCGACGAGGGACGGATTGCCATCGCCGCGTTGTCGGTCGGCGCCGCGCAGGGCTGCGTCGACGAATGTGTGAAGTACTCCAAGGAGAGGGAGGCCTTCGGTCAGAAGATCGGCGCCTACCAGGCGGTCTCGTTCAAGATCGCACGAATGGAAGCACGCGCGCATTCCGCTCGCACCGCGTACTACGACGCCGCTGCGCTGATGTTGGCGGGCAAGCCGTTCAAGAAGGCCGCAGCCATCGCCAAACTGGTGGCCAGTGAGGCGGCCATGGACAACGCGCGCGATGCGACGCAGGTCTTCGGCGGCTACGGCTTCATGAACGAGTATTCTGTCGCCCGGCATTACCGCGACAGCAAGATTCTCGAAATCGGTGAGGGGACAACAGAAGTGCAGTTGATGCTGATCGCCCGAGAGGCCGGCCTGTGA
- a CDS encoding MaoC family dehydratase — MSDKRIVVQRGLWYEEFETGVLYQHRPGRTITEADNVLFTTLTMNTQALHLDAAFSDALPPFNQRLVNSMFTLSTLVGLSVAQLTQGTIVGNLGFGEVAFPKPLFHGDTLYAETEVTDKRESKSRPGEGIVTFSHIGRNQHGDIVATASRKTMVRKRPEGAA, encoded by the coding sequence GTGAGCGACAAGCGAATAGTCGTCCAGCGCGGCCTGTGGTACGAGGAGTTCGAGACCGGGGTGCTGTACCAGCACCGCCCTGGCCGCACCATCACCGAAGCGGACAACGTCCTGTTCACCACCCTGACCATGAACACCCAGGCGTTGCACCTCGATGCGGCGTTTTCCGACGCGCTGCCGCCGTTCAACCAGCGCCTGGTGAATTCGATGTTCACGTTGTCGACGCTGGTCGGTCTGTCGGTGGCGCAGCTGACGCAGGGCACGATCGTCGGAAATCTCGGATTCGGTGAAGTCGCCTTCCCGAAGCCGCTTTTCCACGGCGACACGCTCTACGCCGAGACCGAGGTCACCGACAAGCGGGAATCGAAGAGCAGGCCGGGGGAGGGCATCGTCACCTTCTCGCACATCGGCCGCAACCAGCACGGCGACATCGTCGCGACCGCATCCCGCAAGACGATGGTGCGCAAGCGTCCCGAAGGGGCGGCCTGA
- a CDS encoding HpcH/HpaI aldolase/citrate lyase family protein, which translates to MSLGNNGPAWLFCPADRPERFEKAAAAADVVILDLEDGVAAKDRPAARQALIDTPLDPTRTVVRINPSATADHQLDLDALARTDYSVVMLAKTESPRQVRDLAPREVVVLIETPLGAIEVNELARMDNAFAVMWGAEDLFAATGGTANRWPDGSYRDVAKHVRSQSLLAAKAFGKLALDSVYIDIKDLDGLRAESDDAVAVGFDAKVAIHPTQVAVIRSAYAPTDEEVDWARRVLETAASERGVFQFEGQMVDMPVLRRAERIMALAPQNPA; encoded by the coding sequence ATGTCGTTGGGGAACAACGGTCCGGCATGGCTGTTCTGCCCGGCCGACCGGCCGGAGCGATTCGAAAAGGCCGCCGCCGCAGCCGATGTCGTCATCCTTGACCTCGAGGACGGCGTGGCCGCCAAGGACAGGCCCGCCGCGCGCCAAGCACTCATCGACACCCCGCTGGACCCGACTCGCACCGTGGTGCGGATCAACCCGAGCGCGACGGCTGACCATCAGCTCGATCTCGACGCGCTGGCTCGCACCGACTACAGCGTCGTGATGCTGGCGAAGACGGAATCGCCCCGGCAGGTGCGCGACCTCGCGCCGCGCGAGGTGGTCGTGCTGATCGAGACTCCGCTGGGCGCGATCGAGGTCAACGAGTTGGCGCGGATGGACAATGCGTTCGCCGTGATGTGGGGGGCCGAGGATCTCTTCGCCGCCACGGGCGGCACGGCCAACCGCTGGCCGGATGGTAGCTACCGCGATGTGGCCAAGCATGTGCGATCGCAGAGCCTGCTGGCCGCCAAGGCGTTCGGGAAGCTCGCCCTGGACTCGGTGTACATCGACATCAAGGATCTCGACGGGTTGCGGGCCGAGAGCGACGATGCCGTCGCCGTCGGGTTCGACGCCAAGGTCGCCATCCATCCGACGCAGGTCGCGGTGATCCGGTCGGCGTACGCGCCGACCGATGAAGAGGTCGACTGGGCGCGCCGGGTGCTCGAGACCGCCGCATCGGAGCGCGGCGTGTTCCAGTTCGAAGGGCAGATGGTGGACATGCCGGTCCTGCGACGGGCCGAACGCATCATGGCCCTCGCACCGCAAAATCCCGCCTAG
- the pdhA gene encoding pyruvate dehydrogenase (acetyl-transferring) E1 component subunit alpha — translation MAGIEATPRTSESQSGVELDPIQLLAPDGTATAETRYRRDLPPETLAWLYESMVVTRELDTEFVNLQRQGELALFASCRGQEAAQIGAAACLPKTDWLFPQYREIGAFLLRGLTPAQIGAVWRGKWHGGLGFTEKRVAPISIPIGTQGLHAVGAAMAAQRLGEDSVTLTFMGDGATSEGDAHEALNFAAVFNAPCVFFVQNNQWAISVPVSKQMVAPSIAHRAIGYGMPGIRVDGNDVLACYAVTAEAAKRAREGGGPTLIEAITYRMGPHTTSDDPTRYRSDDELEFWAARDPIQRYRTYLQAIDVWSERLEERVAARAKRLRTELREAVVGADDFPITDVFDTVYHDITPDLLAQREQLLEEIAKEDLGERCDGRARA, via the coding sequence ATGGCAGGGATCGAAGCGACCCCGCGCACGTCAGAGTCACAATCTGGCGTCGAGCTGGATCCGATACAGCTGCTGGCCCCGGATGGGACGGCCACCGCAGAAACCCGGTACCGAAGAGACCTCCCGCCCGAAACCCTGGCCTGGCTCTACGAGTCGATGGTCGTCACCCGCGAGCTCGACACCGAGTTCGTCAACCTGCAGCGCCAGGGCGAGCTGGCGCTGTTCGCATCGTGCCGAGGCCAGGAGGCCGCGCAGATCGGTGCGGCGGCGTGTCTGCCCAAGACCGACTGGCTGTTCCCGCAATACCGCGAGATCGGCGCGTTTCTGCTGCGTGGACTCACACCGGCGCAGATCGGCGCGGTCTGGCGGGGCAAATGGCACGGAGGGCTGGGATTCACCGAAAAGCGAGTCGCGCCGATCTCGATCCCGATCGGCACACAGGGCCTGCACGCGGTCGGCGCGGCGATGGCCGCGCAGCGCCTCGGTGAGGACTCGGTGACGCTGACTTTCATGGGCGACGGCGCGACCAGCGAAGGCGATGCGCACGAGGCACTGAACTTCGCGGCCGTGTTCAACGCGCCGTGCGTGTTCTTCGTCCAGAACAACCAATGGGCGATCTCGGTTCCGGTCAGCAAGCAGATGGTCGCGCCGTCCATCGCGCACCGCGCCATCGGGTACGGCATGCCCGGCATCCGGGTGGACGGCAACGACGTACTGGCCTGCTACGCGGTGACGGCCGAGGCCGCCAAGCGCGCCCGGGAGGGCGGCGGCCCGACGCTGATCGAGGCGATCACCTACCGGATGGGACCCCACACCACCTCCGACGACCCGACCCGCTACCGCTCCGACGACGAGCTCGAATTCTGGGCGGCACGCGATCCGATTCAGCGGTACCGCACCTACCTGCAGGCGATAGACGTATGGAGCGAGCGGCTGGAGGAACGGGTCGCCGCCAGAGCGAAACGATTACGCACCGAGCTCAGGGAAGCGGTGGTCGGGGCCGACGACTTCCCCATCACGGACGTGTTCGACACCGTCTACCACGACATCACCCCTGACCTGTTGGCGCAGCGCGAACAGCTCCTGGAGGAGATCGCCAAGGAAGACCTTGGCGAGCGATGCGACGGGAGGGCACGAGCATGA
- a CDS encoding alpha-ketoacid dehydrogenase subunit beta yields the protein MQAPTLTMAQAINRALHDAMAADDRVLVFGEDVAKLGGVFRVTEGLAETFGEQRCFDTPLAESAIIGIAIGMAIRGLVPVPEIQFDGFAAPAFDQIVSHLAKYRMRTRGDVEMPVTVRIPSFGGIGAVEHHSESTESYWLHTAGLKVVSPSTPTDAYWLLRHSITCRDPILYLEPKRRYWTREPVDTVTPGLPIGRAAIRRSGDDVTVVTYGPLVATAISAADLAAQQYGWSVEVIDLRSLNPLDFDTVAESVRRTGRVVVMHEGPRTLGFGAELAARIQEELFYDLEAPVLRATGFDTPFPPARLEKLWLPGVDRLLDCVERTLEQP from the coding sequence ATGCAGGCCCCGACACTGACGATGGCGCAGGCCATCAACAGGGCACTGCACGACGCGATGGCGGCCGACGACCGCGTGCTCGTCTTCGGCGAGGATGTCGCCAAGCTTGGCGGTGTCTTCCGTGTCACCGAGGGGCTGGCTGAAACCTTCGGTGAGCAAAGGTGTTTCGATACACCGCTGGCGGAGTCGGCGATCATCGGCATCGCGATCGGAATGGCGATTCGCGGTTTGGTGCCTGTTCCGGAGATTCAGTTCGACGGCTTCGCGGCGCCGGCGTTCGACCAGATCGTCAGTCATCTGGCGAAGTACCGGATGCGCACGCGTGGCGACGTCGAAATGCCGGTGACCGTGCGGATTCCGTCGTTCGGTGGCATCGGCGCCGTCGAGCATCATTCCGAGTCGACGGAAAGCTACTGGTTGCACACCGCCGGACTGAAGGTGGTGTCGCCGTCGACTCCGACCGATGCGTATTGGCTTCTGCGACACTCGATCACCTGTCGCGACCCGATCCTCTATCTGGAGCCCAAGCGACGGTACTGGACCCGTGAGCCCGTCGACACCGTGACGCCGGGTCTGCCGATCGGACGCGCGGCGATCCGCCGCAGCGGCGACGACGTCACGGTGGTGACGTACGGTCCGCTGGTCGCGACTGCGATCAGCGCAGCCGACCTGGCAGCCCAGCAGTACGGGTGGAGCGTCGAGGTCATCGATCTGCGGTCGCTGAACCCGCTGGACTTCGACACCGTCGCCGAATCCGTGCGCAGAACCGGCCGCGTGGTCGTCATGCACGAAGGTCCACGAACGTTGGGGTTCGGCGCGGAACTCGCCGCGCGCATCCAGGAGGAACTGTTCTACGACCTCGAGGCACCGGTATTGCGCGCCACCGGATTTGACACACCGTTCCCGCCAGCACGGTTGGAGAAGCTGTGGCTGCCCGGGGTTGACCGGTTGCTCGATTGTGTGGAACGGACGTTGGAGCAGCCATGA
- a CDS encoding dihydrolipoamide acetyltransferase family protein, with protein sequence MTGEEVRDFLVPDLGEGLEDATITSWNVAVGDTVELNQTLCTVETNKAEVEIPSPYAGRITELGGAEGETLNVGAVLVRIATDAAESTATKRKPVLVGYGTDDEMDDSRRSVRPASTRSESSRPESTRPRAKPSVRKLAAELNVDLNEVTGSGPDGVITREDVLSSAGRSAPSPDMVAVRGVQAEMAHRMSLSRTKIPDAHASVHVDGTNLLRLRDRMRDQAGDDAAITPFVLTLRLLTIALTHHPKLNATWVDTTAGPQIHLHPAVHLGFGVAAPRGLLVPVVKDAQDKTTRELADVVARLIRDARAGTLKPTELQGSTFTVSNFGALGLDEGVPVINYPEAAILGMGALKPRPVVVDGEVVARPTMTLTCAFDHRIVDGAQAAEFLTELRDLIEAPELALLDL encoded by the coding sequence ATGACCGGCGAAGAGGTTCGGGATTTCTTGGTGCCCGATCTCGGGGAGGGGCTCGAGGACGCCACGATCACGAGTTGGAACGTCGCGGTGGGCGATACCGTCGAACTGAACCAGACCCTGTGCACGGTGGAGACCAACAAGGCCGAGGTCGAGATTCCCAGCCCGTACGCCGGGCGGATCACCGAACTCGGTGGCGCCGAGGGCGAGACCCTGAATGTCGGTGCGGTGCTGGTGCGTATCGCGACGGATGCTGCCGAGTCGACCGCTACGAAGCGCAAGCCGGTGCTCGTCGGGTACGGCACCGACGACGAAATGGACGACAGCAGGCGGAGCGTGCGACCGGCATCGACACGATCGGAGTCGTCACGGCCGGAATCGACACGGCCGCGCGCGAAGCCGTCGGTGCGGAAGCTGGCGGCGGAGCTGAACGTCGACCTCAACGAGGTGACAGGCTCCGGCCCCGACGGCGTGATCACCCGGGAGGACGTCCTGTCCTCGGCGGGCCGGTCGGCACCCAGCCCGGACATGGTGGCGGTGCGCGGAGTGCAGGCCGAGATGGCACATCGAATGTCGTTGTCGCGCACGAAGATACCGGACGCTCATGCGAGCGTGCACGTCGACGGGACGAATCTGCTGCGGCTGCGTGATCGAATGCGCGACCAGGCCGGTGATGATGCGGCGATCACGCCCTTCGTGCTCACGTTGCGGCTGTTGACGATTGCGCTGACGCACCACCCGAAGCTCAATGCGACGTGGGTCGACACCACGGCCGGCCCGCAGATCCATCTCCATCCGGCGGTACATCTGGGATTCGGTGTGGCGGCGCCGCGCGGCCTGCTGGTGCCCGTCGTCAAGGATGCTCAGGACAAGACGACGCGAGAGCTCGCCGACGTGGTCGCTCGGCTGATCCGCGACGCCCGCGCCGGCACGCTGAAGCCGACGGAGCTGCAGGGCTCCACGTTCACGGTGTCCAACTTCGGCGCGCTGGGTCTCGACGAGGGCGTCCCCGTCATCAACTACCCCGAGGCGGCGATCCTGGGCATGGGTGCGCTGAAACCGCGACCCGTCGTGGTCGACGGAGAGGTTGTTGCGCGCCCGACGATGACGTTGACCTGCGCGTTCGACCATCGCATCGTTGACGGTGCGCAGGCCGCGGAATTCTTGACCGAACTCCGTGACCTCATCGAGGCGCCCGAACTGGCGCTGCTCGACCTGTAG
- a CDS encoding enoyl-CoA hydratase, translated as MPDLVVVHVDHNVAVITINDPDRRNAVTAEISAALRAAVDAAEANTDVHALVVTGAGKAFCAGANLTALGEATEDGLRVIYDGFLAVANCALPTIAAVNGPAVGAGLNLALAADVRIAGPKALFDPRFQKLGIHPGGGATWMLQRAVGPQVARASLLFGMSFDAEEAVRHGLALKVAEDPVAAARELAAGPASAPREVVIATKASMRATANPGFVDIDQHRIAVDTELGPQARSIESPEFARRLEAAKRK; from the coding sequence ATGCCCGATCTTGTAGTGGTCCACGTCGATCACAATGTCGCCGTCATCACCATCAACGACCCCGATCGCCGTAATGCGGTCACCGCCGAGATCTCGGCGGCGTTGCGCGCCGCGGTCGACGCCGCCGAAGCCAACACCGACGTGCACGCGCTGGTCGTCACCGGCGCGGGCAAGGCGTTCTGCGCAGGGGCGAACCTGACGGCGCTCGGCGAGGCGACCGAGGACGGCCTGCGCGTGATCTACGACGGGTTCCTGGCCGTCGCCAACTGCGCGCTGCCCACGATCGCGGCCGTCAACGGCCCCGCGGTCGGCGCCGGACTGAACCTCGCGCTCGCCGCGGATGTGCGCATCGCCGGCCCGAAGGCGCTCTTCGATCCGCGCTTCCAGAAGCTCGGCATCCACCCCGGCGGAGGCGCCACCTGGATGCTGCAGCGTGCGGTCGGCCCCCAGGTCGCACGTGCATCGCTGCTGTTCGGCATGAGTTTTGACGCCGAGGAGGCGGTGCGACACGGACTGGCGCTCAAGGTCGCCGAGGATCCGGTGGCCGCCGCGCGTGAACTCGCCGCCGGGCCGGCCAGCGCGCCGCGCGAGGTGGTCATCGCGACGAAGGCCTCGATGCGGGCGACCGCCAACCCCGGATTCGTCGACATCGACCAGCACCGCATCGCGGTCGACACCGAACTCGGCCCGCAGGCCAGGTCCATCGAGTCGCCGGAGTTCGCTCGTCGGCTGGAGGCCGCCAAGCGCAAATGA
- a CDS encoding DUF6390 family protein codes for MTTADITDTRGAEMFARYACAPNQLGYCGPQDTRLLMGSRDEIEQAARQFTGAWPYLKVMSKLTDIPDPLDHRLVDSYWLGGGIGAELSHRSFTAELLKMIAPQAGHYWSHLTEDLVDEAAPNHCFHVFGVYPWSRLLGKSADEHPLSILDNCRISWGTVVSTDGTAAVVSSPRLRWIDSMLSLSAPEERTVEIGTRGHIPVRAGDLVALHWDQICDCLTPEQAARLTDSTERQLRATTRRLNSGRP; via the coding sequence ATGACAACGGCGGACATCACCGACACCCGCGGTGCGGAGATGTTCGCGCGGTATGCCTGCGCCCCGAATCAGCTCGGTTACTGCGGACCGCAGGACACCAGGTTGTTGATGGGCTCGCGCGACGAGATCGAACAAGCAGCGCGGCAATTCACGGGTGCGTGGCCCTATCTCAAAGTGATGTCGAAGTTGACGGACATCCCCGATCCTCTTGACCACCGGCTGGTCGACTCGTACTGGCTCGGTGGTGGCATCGGCGCCGAGTTGAGCCACCGTTCGTTCACCGCCGAGCTGCTGAAGATGATCGCTCCGCAGGCGGGGCACTACTGGAGCCACCTCACCGAGGACCTCGTCGACGAAGCCGCCCCGAATCACTGCTTCCACGTGTTCGGCGTCTACCCGTGGTCGCGATTGCTCGGGAAGAGCGCGGACGAACATCCCCTGTCCATCCTGGACAACTGCCGAATCTCGTGGGGCACCGTCGTGTCGACAGACGGCACCGCCGCTGTGGTCTCCTCCCCTCGCCTGCGCTGGATCGACTCGATGCTGTCGTTGTCTGCTCCCGAGGAACGCACGGTGGAGATCGGCACACGAGGTCACATTCCCGTGCGTGCAGGTGATCTCGTGGCACTGCACTGGGATCAGATATGCGACTGCCTCACGCCTGAGCAGGCCGCTCGGTTGACGGACAGCACCGAACGGCAGTTGCGGGCCACCACCCGTCGACTGAATTCTGGTCGGCCGTGA
- the hypD gene encoding hydrogenase formation protein HypD, whose amino-acid sequence MRFVDEFRDPAAARKLLSAIEALASQGAPNEHFKFMEVCGGHTHTIYRHGIEHLLPDNVELVHGPGCPVCVIPMGRVDDAIWLAHQQDVIFTCFGDMMRVPGSNGSLLDAKAGGADVRFVYSPLDALKIATDNPDKQVVFFAIGFETTAPSTAVTLVRARELGIENFSVFCNHVTIVPPIKAILESPDLRLSGFLGPGHVSTVVGNRPYRFVPAVYGKPLVVAGFEPLDILVSIAMLLRQIREGRCEVENQYSRVVNEDGNPAALALMARVFALRPHFEWRGLGFISQSALRLHDDFIAFDAEQRFSLPGVRVADPKACQCGEVLKGVLKPWECKVFGTACTPETPIGTCMVSPEGACAAYYNFGRLHRDAATLIGQGARA is encoded by the coding sequence ATGCGTTTTGTCGACGAATTCCGCGATCCCGCGGCGGCGCGAAAACTGTTGTCCGCCATCGAAGCACTCGCCAGTCAGGGTGCGCCGAACGAGCACTTCAAGTTCATGGAGGTGTGCGGTGGGCACACCCACACGATCTACCGGCACGGGATCGAACACCTGCTGCCGGACAACGTCGAACTGGTGCACGGACCCGGCTGCCCCGTCTGCGTGATTCCGATGGGCCGCGTCGACGACGCAATCTGGCTTGCCCATCAGCAGGATGTGATCTTCACCTGCTTCGGCGACATGATGCGGGTGCCCGGCTCCAACGGCAGCCTGCTGGATGCCAAGGCGGGTGGCGCCGATGTGCGGTTCGTCTACTCACCGCTCGATGCGCTCAAGATCGCGACCGACAACCCGGACAAGCAAGTGGTGTTCTTCGCGATCGGATTCGAAACCACCGCGCCGTCGACGGCCGTCACACTGGTGCGCGCACGTGAGCTCGGAATCGAGAACTTCTCGGTGTTCTGCAATCACGTCACTATCGTGCCGCCGATCAAGGCGATCCTGGAGTCTCCCGATCTGCGGTTGTCGGGGTTCCTCGGTCCCGGGCATGTCTCCACGGTGGTGGGTAACCGGCCCTACCGATTCGTGCCCGCCGTCTACGGGAAGCCGTTGGTGGTGGCGGGTTTCGAACCTCTCGACATCCTGGTGTCGATCGCGATGCTGCTCCGCCAGATCCGCGAAGGACGCTGCGAAGTGGAGAACCAGTACTCGCGCGTCGTCAACGAAGACGGCAATCCCGCGGCCCTGGCCTTGATGGCCCGGGTGTTCGCGCTGCGGCCCCATTTCGAGTGGCGGGGGCTCGGTTTCATCTCGCAGAGCGCCCTGAGGCTGCACGACGACTTCATCGCTTTCGATGCCGAGCAACGGTTCTCGCTGCCCGGCGTCCGTGTCGCGGACCCGAAGGCGTGCCAGTGTGGCGAAGTGCTCAAGGGTGTACTCAAGCCGTGGGAGTGCAAGGTGTTCGGCACGGCGTGCACGCCGGAGACGCCGATCGGCACCTGCATGGTCTCCCCTGAGGGTGCCTGCGCCGCTTACTACAATTTCGGCAGGTTGCATCGCGATGCCGCGACGCTGATCGGCCAGGGCGCACGGGCATGA